GCTTGCTCGCCGGTATCGGGTTGAGAGATAATCAGCTCGTCGATATTTACCCCTAGTTTCTTGGCATAAGCCGGGTCTAACGCATGTTCGGCATCGATAAAAGCACATGTGCCGCCTTTTTTTTGTGCTTCGGCAATTAAATGAAGTGTTAACGTAGTTTTTCCCGAACTTTCAGGTCCAAAAATTTCAATAACTCTGCCTTTCGGTACGCCTCCTATCCCAAGCGCAATATCAAGCCCAAGTGAACCGGTGGATATAGCTTCGATATCAACATTCGGACGTTCGCCGAGCTTCATTACCGAGCCTTTACCGTAACTTTTTTCGATTTGCGCAAGCGCCGCCGCAATAGCTTTGTCTTTATCCATATTTATCCATTAATATAATTTAGGTGCATAGAACCTCGATTTAAAATATAGGTTAAGCTATAAAAAATCAAATTTATAATTGATATAACATAAAAAAAGTCATGCTAAGGTAAACTTAACATGACTTTTTAGTTATTGTAAAACGAGGCGTTGTTGCGTGGCTACAAATTTATAGCAAATTCCACGATGTCATTCCGTGATTTATTCACGGAATCCAGGAAAATATATAAACAATACCATTATAAGTTGCTTTTCTGGATACCGTGGACAAGCCACGGTATGACAGTTGAGGTCTTTTTAAGAGCCATGCCACGCCGCTTAACAGCGGCTCGCAATGATGAGTATAAATATTTTCTGGATGCCGTGATCAAGTCACAGCATGACAGTTTACCTTAGAAATTCACCCTAATTTTTACACTACCTTGTTGAGCGAAATACTTACTTGCGATATTCGCGTCGTAATTAATGCCGTATTCCATCATCTTATACTTAGCAGTCACGCCGGCACCAACATTCCAAGTAGTTCTAACAGGCTTAAATTTACTTGCCGGGAAAGGAGTAGTCATTCCTTGCAATCTTGCATCAGGAGTTGGCAGTTTGTTCTTAAAGCCATAGTCTAACATCCCATAAATTTCAGGGGTTAATATCATATGACCCGTATTAATATCTTTTGACAGTTTTACTCCAGCAAGACCATTCACAAGATTATAGTTTTTGCCTTTAACAATTAGATTTTGCAGCGTTGTACCTGTTTCGGTGTAACCACTATCCTTAACTTTAGAATATCTAAGCCCTACCATCGGCGTTAACTTAACTGCTTGCGGTGCTACATAATCATACCCCGCCATAATCTGCCCGGTAAAGCCACGTGACTTGTAATTACCATTTGCTATTTGCGTAGCTAGGGTATTACGCGCTACCGGTTGATAACGCTGTGAGTAGCTCTTTATTCTACTATCACTATATGAACCTACAGCTTGGAAGAATAAATTATTATTTGGTAAGTTATATAATCCATAAATAGAGTAAATATTACTTTTTACTTTACTGCTATCACCAATTTTATCATTCTTCTGCTTAATCTTAGTCCCCGCTCTAGTATACGCAACCCCAAGAACTACTTGATCATTTATCATACCGTCAAAACCAACTGTGGCACCGCCAAAGTTAGTTTTGTTACCATTTATATTGTTACGCATTTTTTGCGTACTATTACCTACAAACGGCGTAGCCCATACACCGAATTTAGCTTCATCTTCATCACCGGAAGCAACCGCTATAGGTTGGTTAACAGCTTGGAAACTATTCATCCTAGAGTTTAATGAACCCATTGCACTTACAACAGTATTAGTAACTGCAACTGTCGTATTATTAACTGCATCACTAGATGGAACTTGGTCTTGGCTATCACCCACAGCTTTCATTACCTTGGTTGTTAACTCTTCATTATCCAAAATATTTCCCATAGTTACTTTAAACTTGAAACCTTCTGAATTAGGATCAGTAGCAGTCTCTAAAGCTCTAATATCTGCTTTCACCCCTAGCGACGCATCTTTCAAGTCTCCTGTGGTTAGTTCCTCTTCTATTCTATCATTTACGTTATCCACAATAGAAGGTGATAACACTAAAGATGTCGGATTAAGAGTCCATTTAAGGAATTGGTTTTCCTGAGCCCCAATATCAGTTTCGATAGCATCGGCTGATGCTAATTGCTTTAAAGTACCCTCAGATGCAGCCGCAGCTAAAGTATACTGAGTGTTTGGATTTATGTTATTAAGATCAAAATTTGTGGTAGAAATAACTACTTTTAATTTTGTTACCCCTGATAAATCCATTTCACTACCAGCACCAGTAATTAAGATATTACCGCCGGTATTTGCTGTTCCATCAAAATTGGTATTTAAAGTTAATTGATCGGTAAAGGCCGCCTGAGTTCCCGCTGATAATAGCAGCTGATTTGAACCAAGAGTAATAGTAGTACCGCTACCGGTTAAATTAGTACCGCTAATTGGCATAGGTGCATTAATTATCATAGTAGCATTATTTGCTACCATGCTAGTTGCTGTTATTTGCTTATTAAATGTATTTATCGATTGTGCCGCTAAAGTAACTGCTCCCGTATTATTAAATGTATCGGCAAAACTTGTTGTTCCGCCAAATGTCGCAGTACCTTTTGCATTAACGCTGCTTGCAAAACTTGTAACACCCGCCGTGGTAATATCACCAACCGAATTAGCCGCAGTCCCTACAACGCCGCTGACGCTACCACCGTTAGTAAAGTTCAGCTTTAATGCTTTCCCCCCGGTCGAGTTTATGCTACCTGTTAACTTAAAGTCCGGTCCCAAGGTTAAAGTATCAGTGCCGGTTCCTTGAATTTCAGTGATTACGGTAGGACCGCCGGCCGTAAGAGTTACCGCTCCGGCTCCGACTTTTAACATAGCAAGGCCGGTAATATTACCGCCGATCGTGCCGGTACCCTCAAAATTTATGGTTCCGTTGTTAGTAGGAGGTGCAACAGTGTTGGTTACGGCGCCGGTAATATTTGTGCCGTTAGCCATATTTATGATGGCATTCTTACCTTTGAAATCTACGCTAGCAATGTTTCCGGTCTCTGTTAATATTGTGTCTCCACTAAACTCTAAATGCTGAGGAACATCGTCAAGTGTTACTGCCTTAACGCTTAAGTCAAGATTTGTAGCAAAATATTTTGTTCCTGTTAGCACAATCTCTCCGTTACCGGAAAGCTTCAAGGTTTGTAACTTATTTGCATTAGTACCAAGAGTTTTTCCGCCGTTAATAGTTAATTTGTTAGTAGCGGCATTAAGCTCAACTATACCACCAGCTCCGTTTGGAACATTTCCTTCTATACTATTAGTCAAAGTTACAGTTTTATCAAACGCAACAGTATTCTGTATTTTCAATGTTGAACCGGCATCTTTAAAGATAACGTTATCACCTAAAAGATTAACCGCCGCACCCGCTGCAGTACTTACATCGATCACATGCACTGCTGCTCCGGTTGCAGCTCCGCCTGCAAGATCAGCGCCAATATTTATTGCTGCTATTGTTGCGGATGTTGCGCTTTTATCGGTAAATGTAGCACCATTATAAACATCTAATACCTGGGTATTGCTTATATCCACCGCTTTGCCCGCTGTACCTACTATTGTAACCTTACCGACAATACCCAGTGCTGATAATGCATTTCCACCAGCACCGAATGTCTCTCCGCCGGTCTTACTTTGAACTGTTAATGTATTTGCATTAGTGCTAGTAAGAAACACTTTACCACCATTGTTCGCTGCGTTGCCTGCATCGTCATCATATCCGCCAGCAAGCGTATTCTGTAATGTCACCGTAGTATCTTGAGCATTTACTAAATTTTGTATTTCATATGCTGAATTTGGATCTCTAAACACGATTTGATCCGCTACTGTTAATAAATTTATTGCGCCCGCCGGAGCATAGCTTACATCTATTGCATGAGCTGCTGGACCTGGGGTATCACCAGCCTGCCCACGGTTTTCACCAATAAATATATTTCCTGCTATTAAATCTGAAGTAGCACTTTGATCAATAAATGTAGCACCATTAAATACGTTTAATATAGGAGTTCCGCTGATGTCTAGTTTATTATAAGTAGCTGCTCCTGGAGTAGGATTACCAGTAACTGTAACTTTTCCAGCAATATCAAGTACTGTTAAATCGTTAATATCACCGATCTTTGCTTTTATAGTATTTTCACCACTTACTGTTAAAGTGCCACCACCGCTGCTCTCTAAGAAAACTCGACCACCGCCGCCAGCAACACCTACTACGTGATTCTGGAAAATCACTTGTTGATCTGCTGCTACTGTATTGTAAATAGAAAATGTCGAAGCAGCATTAAGAAAGGTTAAAACATTTGCTGCCCCACCATTATTTAAAAGATTAATTGCAGCTGGAACACCTGCTACTGCCGCTAAAGCTGCTTTCGTGCTCACATCAAGTCTATATTCTCCATCTCCATCAATATTTATTGTTTTTATTGATGCTGAAGTACTACTCCGGTCAATAAAAAATGAATCATTACCAACAGTTAATAAATCAGACCTGCTAACATCCAGTGCATTATAATTGACTCCAGCAGTATAATTACCAGTGACTATAACATTTCCGGTAATATTAAGCTCTGCTAGATTATTGGTATTGCCAAGCTGTGCTTTCTTTGTATCAGCACCACTTACTGTTAAAGTACCCCCATTATCGCTGATTAAGCTTACTGTACCACCACCATTGCCGGCGTTATTAATACCTATTACGTGATTTTGGAAAATCACTTTCTGATCTTCTGCTGCTACATTCAGAATACCAAATATCGAATCAGCACTTAAGAAGGTTAAAACATTTGCTGGATCTGCGGCTGATAAAAGATTAATGTCAATTGGTACTCCTCCTGCCGCTACTGCTGCTGCTCCTGCTACTGCTGTTGAACTCACGTTAAGGCCATAGATAGCTTTTCCGGCACCACCTCCGGCAGGAAGCGCTCCACCGATATTTATTTTTTTTATGCTTCCTGATGTAGCACTTTCATCAACAAATGTTGCGTCTTTATAGATACTTAATAAATCAGATCTACTAAGATCAAGTGCATTATAACCGGCTCCAGGAGCATAATTTCCTAAAACTTGAACTTTTCCTGTGATATTAAGCTGTGCTATATTATTGGTATTACCAAGTTGTGCTTTCTTAGCATCAGCACCACTTACTATTAAAGTAGTAGCAGCATCAGTATTGATTAAGTTTACTATCCCCCCCCCAGCTGCTCCACCTGTATCAAAGCCTTTTACGTGATTTTGGAAAATCACTAGTTGATCTGCTGCTGCTGTATTTTGAATAGTAAATTCTGAAGCAGCAGATAAAAAGCTTAACACATTGTTATTAGCAGCATTTGATAGAAGATTGATTGGTGCTGCTGCATTTGCTGCCGCAAAACTACTCACATCGAGGATATATTTAGCTGTTCCGACAGGCAGAGCAGGACCGGTAGCAGCGCTGATGGGTCTTGCCGCACCGACATTTATCGTGGCTATTCCTCCTGAGCTAGCGCCTTCATCCGTAAATGTTGCACCGTTATAGAGATTTAATAGATCGGCACCGCTTACGTCTAGTCTATTCTGCCCGGCACCGGGAAAAACCCCTGAAATCGTAACTTGCCCATCGACATTTAATGCTTTGAAATTAGCTCCGGTTCCAAGTTTTTTAGTCCCGTCAATACTATTTAATGTTAATAACTTATTTCCCTTACTTTGTAGCGTGACTATTCCTACATTTCCACCAGGATCTAAATCATCATTAAAGGTAATTGTTCTATCATCAGTAGTGCTACTATTAGTTAAGACTAACTGAGAATTGTTTCCTACAAAACTAAAGTCAGTTATTACAAACGCAACATTTCCTAGTTTTGCATCTACTGCAAAAGCCTTCTGATCATTTATTTTAACTCTACCGATAAAACCGATAGAGCTATCTGTTGCTGTTAAAAGAGCAGTATTAACAGTTATTTGACCATTGTCTGCATTCTCCGCTCCTGTAAGAGTAGCGGCAAATGTATGGCTTGCATTAGCGGTAGCATCATTAAATTCAATAATACCACCGTCACCAAAAGCAGCACCATTTCCCGTAAATGTTACTGCACCTGCAAAGTTACCGGTAATTTTTACTGTTGCTGCTTCATTTGCAGCATTTTGAGTAAATTTTAAAATTTGTGTATTAACATTACCTTGCAGTATTACTGCTGTATTATTATCACCCTGGATATCAATATAATTAATAGCCTTCGTAGCTCCAATATCCTGAGTTACAGTACCATCTCCTATAAATACCAATTTACCTAAATTACCGGCTCCTGTACTACTATCAACTGTACCGGTAATAGTTTGCTCATCTTCTAAAGTAACTGTTCCATCTTGCCCATTAAAATCCACATTACCGGTTATGCCGTTATTAGCTGTTAACGCACCATCAGCTGCAAAATTCACTGCCCCGGTTATCGCTCCGGCTTTTACTAGCGAAGCATTATTTCCTGCATCCTCTCCTATAGTTACTGTCGTTGCAAATATATTGCCTGCCGTACTTCCTCCAGCAGCATTTCCGTTATTAAACGTTACAGCCAGCAAAGTTTTGGTTCCACCTATTACACCGGTAAAGTTTGTTGGCGTAGTAACTGTTACTTCGCCGTGATCATTGGCATCACCATCTATAGTCCCGGCAAGTTTTGTTACTACTGCCGGAGCAGCTGAGGTAATAGTTAATCCTGCAGTTGCTCCTCCGAGTGTTATATTACCAAGACCGGTATAAGTTTGAGCAGCTACGCCAGCGCCGGCAGTACCGGTTAAGGTTAACGTAAAGGTATCACTAACAGTAACAGGGAACGCAGCACCACCAGCAGCAACACTACCAACAGCACCTAAAGAAATAACTTCATTTACCGTAAATAAGCCAGGTGCTTTACCGTTTACATCTATTGCTGCAATATTTACTGCTAAATTAGCATTCACTGTAAAAGCGTCATCTGCATATTGTAATGTAGAGTCAGTGACAAAAACCCCACCACCATTAAGACCTACCCCTGTACTAAATGTTGCATCTGCATCTACGGTTCTTGCACCAGCACCCAATGCACCAGTACTACCTAGCATTAATGCTGCGGTTGAGGCGGATACTAGCCCGGTTTTAAGTATTTTATGAAAAAGTTTTGAAGAATTGTCGGTCATTATTATATACCTTATATTGTTGAATTCTTGACAAAAGTTAATTTGTTTATTAAAAAATAACATAATATTACTATATAAGAGTTGTTTTGTCTATATATAAAGGTAAGGTATAGGATAAATTTCTAAGATTGTGTTAATAATGTTATCAAATTTTAAATATTAAGTACGGCAGGGAAGAGGCTGGGGTATGGTTAAAATCGCTTAAAATTGTCATACCGAGGCCCCTCCCACGGTATCCAGAAAAAATCTTAGTAAAAGACTGGATACCGTGGTCAAGCCGGCGTTGTTGCGTGGCTCGAATTTTCGATGTCATTCTAGCTAAAGGCGGGAATCCAGAAAAATTATAGTCATCCTGAATTTATTTCAGGATCTTTGTGTAATGGCTTTGTTGCGTGGCTACCAGAATCGTCATTGCGAGGAGGCATTTATGCCGACGCGGCAATCAAGTATAAACATATTTTTATACTAAACTTGTTTAGTATTCTAATTAAATCCCTCATTACATTCGGGATAGCCTGGATTGCCGCAACCACTTCGTGGCTTCGCAATGACGAGTTTTTTATTAATTTTCGAGCCATGCAACAACGCCGGTCAAGCCCACTACTGTACGAACGTTTAAATAAAGAGGTAAAAATTCTGTCATTCCGTGGCTACGACCACGGAATCCAGCTTATAATATCATAAAAAGATTCTAAAATAAGTCTAATATGGCTTTATTTTCCTGGATGCCGTGATCAAGTCACGGCATGACACAGCCTTTTTTCAACGTTCGTACAGTAGTGGGTCAAGCCACGGTATGACACCGAAACACTTTGCAAAAATTTGAGCCATGCAACAACGTCGAAATAAATTCAGGATGACAGAAAAGTGTTTTTTCCCGGATTGCCGCGTCGGGACTACGTCCCTCCTCGCAATGACGATTCCGGGAGCCACGCAACAACGCCTGCAGTCGCTCGCAATGACGATTCCGGTAGCCATGTGAGCATTGCCTCCTCGCAATGGCGTCATCAAATTACATCAAATCGCCGATATTTTCTAAAAACAACCTCGCTCTATGCGATGCCGGTTTAACAAAAAATTCCTTAACGGGTTGATTTGCTAAAATTTGTCCTTGATCCATGAAAATTATCCGATCGGCTATGGCTTTAGCAAATTTAAGATGATGGGTTACAACTACCATCTTCATTTGTTCTTTTAATAAAGTTATATTTTCTATAACGTCTTTAATATTTTCCGGGTCTAATGCCGAAGTCGGCTCATCAAATAAAATGATTTCGGGATTCATCATCAACGCCCTAGCTATTGCCACTCTTTGTTTTTGACCGCCCGATAAATTAGTCGGGAAATAGGTAATTTTTTGCTTCAAACCGAATTTCCCAAGCAAATCTTCCGCCTTAAGGGTAGCCTCAGCTTTTTGCATCTTTAAAACATTAATCGGTGCATAAATTAAATTATCGCAAACATTTAAATGCGGAAAAAGATTAAAATTTTGAAAAACCATCCCGACTTTTAGCCGAAGTTTTCTTCGAGCTTTCGGGACTAATCTTTTACCGTCCACTAATAAATAACCGTTAGTCGGCTCTTCTAAATTATTTAAAATACGTAGCAAAGTTGATTTTCCGCTACCGGAAGGTCCAATTATTACCACGGTTTCTTTAACGCTAAAATCTAAACTAATATTTTTAAGTGCGTAAGCTTTACCGTAACGCTTACAAACTTTATCAAGAGCAATCATATATATCTTCCTGTACAATGAAAAACCGGTATACTCACCCCGCTTGAAGAAAGTAAGGTGCTTCGGAGCGGCGTTGTTGCATGGTTCTAAAAAAGTGCCGTATGTCATTCCCGCGCAGGCGGGAATCCAGAAAAATTATAGTCATCCTGAATTTATTTCAGGATCTTTGTGTAATAGATGCTGAAACAAGTTCAGCATGACAAGGATGGATTCCCGACTGCGCGGGAATGACATCGAAAATTCGAGCCATGCAGCAAAGCCCTTCAAATGGTGCGAGTATACTAAATCGTAAATTTATAGCCGTCATAAAGCGGTTTGATGTTACTCGGTAAAATTTCCGTAATTTTATGATAATCGATTTCATGGCGCATATTAGTTAACAATATTTGCCCCGGTTTATAGATTTCATTCCATTCTAAAACTTTATCAAGTCCCGCGTGATTTATATTAGAGGTATAATCCATACAATCTATAACCCATATTTTTATATCTTTTAAAAATTCCTTTGCTTCGGGAGGAAAATCGCTTACATCGCAAGAATAAACAAAATTTCCTATCCTTAAACCCAAACTATTAATAGCTCCATGATATTGTTTAAAAAACTGTATTTCTATGGTTTTGATCTTAATTTTTTCAAAAAAATCAATAGGCTTAGTTATTAGCTGTCCGGTAGTAAATAAATATTCATATCGTTTGTGTAATACCATAGAAGTAGCATTATCGGTAAAAATTTCTAAAGGCTTATTTTGAATAAAAGAAAATACTCGCAAATCATCTATACCGTTAACATGATCCGAATGATCATGTGTTAATATCGCAGCGTCTAAAGCTTTTATCTTTTCGCGAACTAGCTGATATTTAATATCATAGCCGAAATCAACAAGAATTTGACTATTTTCGTCATTAATATATATTGCCGATCTAGTTCTTTTGTTATAATTTGAGCTTGAAAGGCACACATTGCAATCGCAGCCGATAACCGGTACGCCGATAGATGCCCCACACCCTAATATTGTTACTTGCAACATAAAATATTTAAATATAGGTTAATTTTGGAATGGTAGAAGCTTTTTATAATTTTCACGGCTTAAATCAAGAAATATTTTTATTTCTTAATAGAATAACAAATATCGGCATATTACCATATTTTTTGCAAATTATATCCTTTTGTTTTAATATTACAAATTTTGCCGTAATATATATTTTATATTGTATATATTTTTATATTCAATTAAAGAAAATTAAAAATTTAAATGAATTGCACAAGATATACTCAAATGATTTGGATAATTGGAACGTAAAACGAGAGGTGAGCGCGCGCAGCCTAGATAAACTAGGTGAGTACGCGAATTCCTTAAAGTTTTACGGAGCCGATTCTTCAAAGCAGAAGAGTATGTTTTGGGATAAATATAATAAACTAATAGAGATTGGGATAGTTTATACAATCTTTGGTCTAACATTTACCGCGCTAAAATTTTTGAGTAACTTCCCTAGACCTTTTTGTAGCCTAGCTTTAGATAATTTTGTAACAATTACAAATGTGCAGCTTGAAAGATGCTTATCGAGCTTTCCAAGCAGTCATGCAGGTCTTGCCGTGTTGGTTACTTACTTTGCTTGGTCTTATATTAATTTGCCGTTAAAAATAATCATGGTTTTTGTTGTTATGCTGGTATCATTGGCACGTATAAGTTTAGCCATGCATTACCCGGCCGATATAATTTACGGGATTATTATTACGGCTATAGTTATAGTAATCGGTAAACAAATTTATAAAATTTTTGCCGGTAATATAGTAAGGTCTTTAGGGGAATTTATTGAAACGTCAATTTAAAACAAAAATGAAGTTATAACCGGCTTGCAAGCCGCGTTATCGTGAGGAGGCAATAATCTGTGTGGATAGGCTTTGTTGTATGGCTCGAATTTTCGATGTCATTCCCACACCCCATTATGTCATTCCCACACCCCATTATGTCATTCCCGCGTAGGCGGGAATCCAGAGAAATACTTAAAATAAGTAAAATTATATAATAAATTACTATTTAATTTGCTCATATTAACTTTTTAACTTTCTGGATTCCCGCCTACGCGGGAATGACACCCTTTTCATGGCAATTTTCGATCCATGCAACAACGCCGGCTTGACCACGGCATCCAGTCTTTTTATTAAGGTTTTTCTGGATGCCGTGGTCAAGCCCACTACTGTACGAACGTTTAAATAAAGAGGTAAAAATTCTGTCATTCCGTGGCTACGACCACTTCAGTCCAGCTTATAATATCATAAAAAGATTCTAAAATAAGTCTAATATGGCTTTATTTTCCTGGATGCCGTGACCAAGTCACGGCATGACACAGCCTTTTTTCAACGTTCGTACAGTAGTGGGTCAAGCCACGGTATGACATCGTACTTATAATAACCATAATACGGTAAATTATTAGCCATGCAACAAAGCTATTGCCACGCGAGAATGACATTTTGGATAGTTTCGTCCAATACATAACAAAAAAGGAGCCTTGTTTAAGACTCCCTTTTATAGTTTCGGTTAGAGAATAATATATAATATTATATATCGAATCTTATACCTGCTGTTAAGCTATTACCCTTATAGCGTGTACTGCCTGTTTGGAAAGTTGTATTTTCAAATTGAACATTTTTAGATTTTGTTTTACCGTTATCTAGATAGCTATAAACTAGCTCCGCTTTTACGCCGTCGACAACTTCAGCTGAAGCTCCTAAAGATGCTTGCCAGGCAAAATTATATGTTTTCTTGCTAGAAGTAGAAGCAGTTACATTATTTACCGTCCAAGTAATTTTATCTTGTAGCGAAGCAACACCGATACCGGCACCTGCAAAAAGTTTAAACATACTTACGTCAACAAAATCTACATAGCCGTTAAGTAATAGATTGGCAAAATTATTAAGCTTATGCTTAACTGAGGCGGTAGAACCGTTATATCTTCCTGTAGTTACAGTAGCGGTTTTTTTCAATTGCCCGCTAGCTATTGTACCGAGTGTTAAATCGGTTCTTACATTTTCCATGATGTAGTAACCTGCGCCGATTGAACCGGTAAATGCAGTATTAGACTTCATTTTTACACCTGTAGAGCCGTCTTTTGCTTTATCAAAAATTATTGCACCGGCATTGGCTTTAAGATACCATTTATTTTCATTTTGAGATTGATTTGTATCCATTGCACAGTCTGCAAATGATAAAGTAGATGATAAAATTGTTGCACTTGCTGCGGCAATTAAAAGTAATTTTTTCATATTGTAGTTGTCTCCTTAAATATTATTAGTTTTATATTGTTATTATATATCGAATCTTATACCTGCTGTTAAGCTATTACCCTTATAGCGTGTACTGCCTGTTTGGAAAGTTGTATTTTCAAATTGAACATTTTTAGATTTTGTTTTACCGTTATCTAGATAGCTATAAACTAGCTCCGCTTTTACGCCGTCGGCAACTTCAGCTGAAGCTCCTAAAGATGCTTGCCAGGCAAAATTATATGTTTTCTTGCTAGAAGTAGAAGCAGTTACATTATTTACCGTCCAAGTAATTTTATCTTGTAGCGAAGCAACACCGATACCGGCACCTGCAAAAAGTTTAAACATACTTACGTCAACAAAATCTACATAGCCGTTAAGTAATAGATTGGCAAAATTATTAAGCTTATGCTTAACTGAGGCGGTAGAACCGTTATATCTTCCTGTAGTTACAGTAGCGGTTTTTTTCAATTGCCCGCTAGCTATTGTACCGAGTGTTAAATCGGTTCTTACATTTTCCATGATGTAGTAACCTGCGCCGATTGAACCGGTAAATGCAGTATTAGACTTCATTTTTACGCCTGTAGAGCCGTCTTTTGCTTTATCAAAAATTATTGCACCGGCATTGGCTTTAAGATACCATTGGTTATCATCCATCCCGTCGGCAAATGAAAGAGTAGAAGATAAAATTGTTGCGCTTGCGGCAGCGATTAAAAGTAATTTTTTCATATTAGTACCTCTGATTTATTAATTAATTATATTTAACTTA
This genomic window from Rickettsia endosymbiont of Ceutorhynchus obstrictus contains:
- a CDS encoding autotransporter outer membrane beta-barrel domain-containing protein, producing the protein MTDNSSKLFHKILKTGLVSASTAALMLGSTGALGAGARTVDADATFSTGVGLNGGGVFVTDSTLQYADDAFTVNANLAVNIAAIDVNGKAPGLFTVNEVISLGAVGSVAAGGAAFPVTVSDTFTLTLTGTAGAGVAAQTYTGLGNITLGGATAGLTITSAAPAVVTKLAGTIDGDANDHGEVTVTTPTNFTGVIGGTKTLLAVTFNNGNAAGGSTAGNIFATTVTIGEDAGNNASLVKAGAITGAVNFAADGALTANNGITGNVDFNGQDGTVTLEDEQTITGTVDSSTGAGNLGKLVFIGDGTVTQDIGATKAINYIDIQGDNNTAVILQGNVNTQILKFTQNAANEAATVKITGNFAGAVTFTGNGAAFGDGGIIEFNDATANASHTFAATLTGAENADNGQITVNTALLTATDSSIGFIGRVKINDQKAFAVDAKLGNVAFVITDFSFVGNNSQLVLTNSSTTDDRTITFNDDLDPGGNVGIVTLQSKGNKLLTLNSIDGTKKLGTGANFKALNVDGQVTISGVFPGAGQNRLDVSGADLLNLYNGATFTDEGASSGGIATINVGAARPISAATGPALPVGTAKYILDVSSFAAANAAAPINLLSNAANNNVLSFLSAASEFTIQNTAAADQLVIFQNHVKGFDTGGAAGGGIVNLINTDAATTLIVSGADAKKAQLGNTNNIAQLNITGKVQVLGNYAPGAGYNALDLSRSDLLSIYKDATFVDESATSGSIKKINIGGALPAGGGAGKAIYGLNVSSTAVAGAAAVAAGGVPIDINLLSAADPANVLTFLSADSIFGILNVAAEDQKVIFQNHVIGINNAGNGGGTVSLISDNGGTLTVSGADTKKAQLGNTNNLAELNITGNVIVTGNYTAGVNYNALDVSRSDLLTVGNDSFFIDRSSTSASIKTINIDGDGEYRLDVSTKAALAAVAGVPAAINLLNNGGAANVLTFLNAASTFSIYNTVAADQQVIFQNHVVGVAGGGGRVFLESSGGGTLTVSGENTIKAKIGDINDLTVLDIAGKVTVTGNPTPGAATYNKLDISGTPILNVFNGATFIDQSATSDLIAGNIFIGENRGQAGDTPGPAAHAIDVSYAPAGAINLLTVADQIVFRDPNSAYEIQNLVNAQDTTVTLQNTLAGGYDDDAGNAANNGGKVFLTSTNANTLTVQSKTGGETFGAGGNALSALGIVGKVTIVGTAGKAVDISNTQVLDVYNGATFTDKSATSATIAAINIGADLAGGAATGAAVHVIDVSTAAGAAVNLLGDNVIFKDAGSTLKIQNTVAFDKTVTLTNSIEGNVPNGAGGIVELNAATNKLTINGGKTLGTNANKLQTLKLSGNGEIVLTGTKYFATNLDLSVKAVTLDDVPQHLEFSGDTILTETGNIASVDFKGKNAIINMANGTNITGAVTNTVAPPTNNGTINFEGTGTIGGNITGLAMLKVGAGAVTLTAGGPTVITEIQGTGTDTLTLGPDFKLTGSINSTGGKALKLNFTNGGSVSGVVGTAANSVGDITTAGVTSFASSVNAKGTATFGGTTSFADTFNNTGAVTLAAQSINTFNKQITATSMVANNATMIINAPMPISGTNLTGSGTTITLGSNQLLLSAGTQAAFTDQLTLNTNFDGTANTGGNILITGAGSEMDLSGVTKLKVVISTTNFDLNNINPNTQYTLAAAASEGTLKQLASADAIETDIGAQENQFLKWTLNPTSLVLSPSIVDNVNDRIEEELTTGDLKDASLGVKADIRALETATDPNSEGFKFKVTMGNILDNEELTTKVMKAVGDSQDQVPSSDAVNNTTVAVTNTVVSAMGSLNSRMNSFQAVNQPIAVASGDEDEAKFGVWATPFVGNSTQKMRNNINGNKTNFGGATVGFDGMINDQVVLGVAYTRAGTKIKQKNDKIGDSSKVKSNIYSIYGLYNLPNNNLFFQAVGSYSDSRIKSYSQRYQPVARNTLATQIANGNYKSRGFTGQIMAGYDYVAPQAVKLTPMVGLRYSKVKDSGYTETGTTLQNLIVKGKNYNLVNGLAGVKLSKDINTGHMILTPEIYGMLDYGFKNKLPTPDARLQGMTTPFPASKFKPVRTTWNVGAGVTAKYKMMEYGINYDANIASKYFAQQGSVKIRVNF
- a CDS encoding amino acid ABC transporter ATP-binding protein is translated as MIALDKVCKRYGKAYALKNISLDFSVKETVVIIGPSGSGKSTLLRILNNLEEPTNGYLLVDGKRLVPKARRKLRLKVGMVFQNFNLFPHLNVCDNLIYAPINVLKMQKAEATLKAEDLLGKFGLKQKITYFPTNLSGGQKQRVAIARALMMNPEIILFDEPTSALDPENIKDVIENITLLKEQMKMVVVTHHLKFAKAIADRIIFMDQGQILANQPVKEFFVKPASHRARLFLENIGDLM
- a CDS encoding MBL fold metallo-hydrolase; amino-acid sequence: MLQVTILGCGASIGVPVIGCDCNVCLSSSNYNKRTRSAIYINDENSQILVDFGYDIKYQLVREKIKALDAAILTHDHSDHVNGIDDLRVFSFIQNKPLEIFTDNATSMVLHKRYEYLFTTGQLITKPIDFFEKIKIKTIEIQFFKQYHGAINSLGLRIGNFVYSCDVSDFPPEAKEFLKDIKIWVIDCMDYTSNINHAGLDKVLEWNEIYKPGQILLTNMRHEIDYHKITEILPSNIKPLYDGYKFTI
- a CDS encoding phosphatase PAP2 family protein translates to MVEAFYNFHGLNQEIFLFLNRITNIGILPYFLQIISFCFNITNFAVIYILYCIYFYIQLKKIKNLNELHKIYSNDLDNWNVKREVSARSLDKLGEYANSLKFYGADSSKQKSMFWDKYNKLIEIGIVYTIFGLTFTALKFLSNFPRPFCSLALDNFVTITNVQLERCLSSFPSSHAGLAVLVTYFAWSYINLPLKIIMVFVVMLVSLARISLAMHYPADIIYGIIITAIVIVIGKQIYKIFAGNIVRSLGEFIETSI